The DNA region CCTAAATGAGTAACATCGACCGACACCTGGCCCACATCAAGCCCATCCGAAATAAGGTCTTGCAGACCAAGATTCTTTAAATGAAAATATTCGCTGGTTGTCTATTTCCTCTGCTATAATGGTCCTCGGCAGGCATTATCGTCGAAGACAGCAAGCCAAATCACACTCTCACGCTGTCCGGCGGCAAGTATAACCCTCCAACTCCTTATCTTTaacaagaagcagcagcggcagcaggtGCAGAGCCgcctacaccaccaccctttccaccaccctccttcccatccttATCCTTGTTATCCCGACCACCACGCTTGCTCCGACGCGGGTTACGCCTGCTCTCCTTCGGTTGCTGCTCCCCAGCAGGCTTCTCCGGCGCGGTACTGTTCAACGCAGCTGCCGGCGCAGGAGCTGGGGTTGGCGTAGACGCAGTAGTAGCAGAAGCAGAGGCAGCGGCATTCTTCCCCTGGGTAGAACCCGACGACTGCCCCCCCTTCTTAGCCGTCAtatccttcctctccagcacCTGTACTGTAGCCTGCGCAATCGTGACCGGGCTGGCGGCCATAGCTTTGGCGAGCCCAGCATGGTCTGTGAAATCGACATACGCGAACCCCTTTTTGCGATCAATATCCACTGAAGTAACAGTGCCATACGCCGACAAGGCATCCTTGAGCAGCGCCTCGGTGACACCCTGTGAGTGGTTTGCATGCTTAATGAAAGCTCGTGTCGCGCCTGAACTGGGAGCAGGTCCGGCGTTCTTCTTGGATTCTCGGCCGCCACCGCCTTGCTTTGCTGATGCATTTTTCGGTGCAGCAGGTTGGGAGGGTGCGGCTGTCGTCGGTGTAGACTGTGATGCCATAGCCGAAACAGGAGTGGCAGGGGCTGATGGCTGCTGACGCTGGGCCTGTGGtgtctctcttttcttgAGAAGAAGCACAGGCTTAGCTGGTGCAGGTGCTGGTGCCGGAGGCGTTGTGTCGGCCTGCTTGTCGGCTTTATTATCCCCCTTTGACTTTccaccctcatcaccgccgccccgTCTTCTGTTGCGAGACCTATTGGAAGAAGCtgctggttgctgttgctgctgctgctgctgctgttgttgttgttgttgttgttgtgactTGGGTGGAGCAGATGACGACGGCTGAGCAGGAGGGgcgggtggtgctggctcAGGAGCGATTGGGACATTTTCCTTCGCTGGTCCCTTCGCAGCACTGCCCTTGCTATCGGCATCCGCTTTGGCTGCATCCATTCTGGCCTTGCGGTGAGCGTTGCTAGAGCTCAGACCCAGGTCACGCTGTAGGATAcgcgcagcagcagcaatgccTGCCCTACGGCTCTTCGATGGAGCCTCCGAAGATGCGGATGGTGCGCTGGACTGAGTTGACTTTTGGATGGCTGCCACCTTAGCAGCCTCCGCGGCAGCCTCTGCAGCGGCAACAGCCTTCTTGGTCAAGATCTTGACCGACTCCCTGGGCCTCTCGGGTGCCTTTTCGGTGGCCCTCTCCCTTTCGGTTCTCGACTCTCTGTCCCGGGTGCTTCTCCTCTTGGGTTCCTCAGCACTGGTAGCTGGTGCCTTGCCCTTCCCAGTCAGTGACTCCGTTCTGGCATGTTTCATTGCGATCTTAGCAGCAGCGATTTCCTTTGCCTTGGCagccttcctctccttcagaTACTCAATCAGAGGTGTCGTGGTGGTCTTTTCGGGTTCCTCTTCGGGCTCCGGTTCAGCAGTGACACCCTCTTTGTTCCCGTCTGGGCTTGCAAGGCTCTCCAGAAAAGCCATGAACTCCGGGTCTTGATCGATGGTCCCTTGTCGGCCGTCCACACGCTTCTTCTCGCTGGGAATCTTCTTGTAGACGGAGAACTCGACGGTTGGTGGAGCGACAAGGGCTGGATCGTTGTAGGTCTCCTTCGCATCTTCCCACTTGGCCTCTTGTACCTTGCGGAGGAGTTCTGGCAACTGATCTCTCTGCGAGACATGGAGATATGCCCGAGCTGGTGTCGACGGTTTTGAAGGGCTAGTCTCATGTCAATATGGGGCGAGAGGCTGTCTGATCATGGCACTTACTGTTGCGAGACCTTACCAGGATACCACTTGTACCAGTCGACCTTGCCATCTCCGAGTTTCCATTCATCGCCCAAAATGGCATGGAACTCTGCTTCGGTAAGACCTGGTGGTAGGCGACGGATCACGACTTTTTCTCCATTGGCGGGTGCCTTGGTCTTGGTTGCTTTTGGGGAATCGGCTGAAGACTGGGCGACTGCTGTAGTGCCGTTTGCCTTTCGTGATAACAACTGTGGAGTTGACATGGTCAAGctgtgtggtggttgaaCCAGATATGATGAGGCTACCAGGTATGATGATAATCAATGCTCGATGTCGGTGGGTTGGCTCACTCAGTGTAAGCGGGGTTCTCAGAAAACACTGATTGCGCCACGCAATTTATGGGCTTTAAAATGATTGAAATGATTAAAGAAAGCGCGACAGCTGGTAGAGAATTCACAGTCCCTTCGTCTAAAGGAAACATGTGACTGAGTGAAAGGGCGCTGGTGACTGTCTGAGGGTAAGTGACAGTGAGAGATGGCTTTACAAGGTTGAAGGCCCCAGAAATCCAGACTCCGATAAACAGGTGGGGGCCAGCCTTATCAGCCTCTTCCCTGTCAATGTCATCAGGGTCCCCTTCCAATTGGCAACGCACGGACCATGATCTTGATCCCACCAGCAActtggctgctggctgaGTGCTTGGCTCTGACGCCGTCGCTGAGCGCGTAAATCTCGGCTGAGAGAGCCTGCTTTCGCTCCCCGCCTTACACAATCACCAACTACTACTTCTCGACCGAGATTGGCTGCTATAagctctgctgctgctattCTCGGCCTGCCCTTGATTTGATACCCCCGAGATCACTATCACTCCGTGTGTAACAAGCATCATTCGACGAAAACAAACGACCGTCCAGAACACACTTGCGCAATACCTcgtcccctcccctccctccctccccaccaaccccctaaTTCCAGAACCATGACCGCAGCGCCAAAGCCGGGCCCGGCGAATCTCCGACCCGGAGCCGGTCTCGACGAGTGGCTCGAAGAAGCAAAACAATGCCACTACCTACCAGAGTCTGTCATGAAGCAGCTCTGCGAAATGGTCAAAGAGGTCCTGATGGAGGAGTCCAACATCCAACCAGTAGTCACCCCTGTCACCATCTGCGGCGACATTCATGGCCAGTTCTACGATCTCCTAGAGCTCTTCCGAGTGGCTGGTGGCATGCCGGGCGACAACAACGTCCAGGCGCCCCAGACAGTCACAGCAGTCATCACATCCGACGACATTGAGCCCCCGAGCGAAATCACCGATCCCAAGCTGCAAAAGAAGGTCATAAATTCTGGCCCAGCCCCAATAAGTACAGATCCAAACGAAACGATCGTCGAGGGGGACACAACCACCGAGGCCATCCTCCCTCCAAACGAGGGGCTCACCCAGTCAGCAGACACCAAGTTTGTCTTTTTGGGCGATTTCGTCGACAGAGGGTATTTCAGTCTGGAAACATTTACTCTCTTAATGTGTCTAAAAGCCAAGTCCGGATCTCTCTTCCCTTTCTGAGCCCAACCCCCACTAACATCCCTTCCTAGATACCCCGACAGAATAGTTCTCGTCCGCGGCAACCACGAATCCCGTCAAATCACCCAAGTCTACGGCTTCTACGAAGAATGCCAGCAAAAATACGGCAACGCCTCCGTTTGGAAGGCCTGCTGCCAAGTCTTTGACTTTCTAGTCCTCGCGGCAATCGTGGACGGGACCGTCCTGTGCGTCCACGGCGGCCTGTCGCCCGAAATTAGAACCATCGACCAGATCCGTGTTGTGGCTAGAGCGCAGGAGATCCCGCATGAAGGTGCGTTTTGCGATTTGGTGTGGAGTGACCCGGAGGATATCGACACGTGGGCGGTGAGCCCGAGAGGAGCAGGTTGGCTGTTTGGCGATAAGGTCGCTACCGAGTTTAACCACGTGAATGGGCTGAAGACGATTGCGAGGGCGCATCAGTTGGTGAATGAGGGTTACAAGGTATGTGTTTTTCGGGATTGTGTGTGTctggggggtttgagggatGTTTGCTAATGATATTGTTAGTATCACTTCAGCGAACGGTCGGTGGTGACGGTCTGGTCAGCACCGAATTACTGCTATCGCTGTGGTAATGTGGCGTCGATCATGACGGTGGACGAGCAGCTCAATACCAAGTTTAGCATCTTCTCGGCTGTGCCGGATGATCAGCGCCATGTGCCagctgggaggagagggccgGGTGATTACTTCCTGTAGAGGGAggcaggggggggaggagggctaTCGATCCTGGGGTAGCAACCAACCACGGGATAACGTGTTGTAGCGTCTTGTCGGCTAAGAGACCTGTTTTGATGCGGTGTACGAGGGAAACCGGCGTTTTACATGTTGTTATATTTGTCGGGGCACACGGCAattgatttttttttggacgGGATGATGAATAACTGGGATGAACATTTGATAAACTACTAGCATTGAGTTGGGTTGGTTGATTGGTCatttttgggagggtgggagAAAGAGATGCTTGTATATTGTATACTGTCACTTTTTTCATCAAGCGGACCTTTTTGAGGGGTGTTTGAACTATTGAGTGGCTTTGGGCTTTCTGATATACCTGATTTTTGTTGTATTACCTACTTTTTTTGGGgttaaaaaaagaagacagacgggggatggagatgtcTTGGAGCCCAAGCGTTTCTGAAGAACTGAAGTGTTGAAAGGTACAAAGAAAGCTGAGTATTTTGATATCTATAAGTTTGATGCTCTCTATACATGATGGGAAATTCTCAATGCTCGTTCTGAACCGTGGAAAgccaaaaaaataaaataagaACTAAATGTTAAAAGATGGTCAAGAGAAAGCAAAAACGCCCCGTATTATGCCTgtcccaccatcacccccgtTGCACCCTTCGTACTCCACGGCCCCCCACATCTAGCGTATAATACCCAATCTTCACTTCGtagttaaactattactcttcgcacctccacccccttccccttctccttcttctcctccaccacaaccttcACCCCGGGCAGTCGTCCCAAACTGCCAGATGACCCCTCCCCTATCCCACCAGACCCAGATTGATCACTCCCCGAACTcccaaccctcttcccctgGATAACCACTTGTTTTTCCCCCCCAGCCCGGGCACTCACCCTCTCCAGAATCCTCGCCTGTGACCGTCTCCGTTGC from Podospora pseudopauciseta strain CBS 411.78 chromosome 6, whole genome shotgun sequence includes:
- a CDS encoding hypothetical protein (EggNog:ENOG503NXQ0; COG:A), whose protein sequence is MSTPQLLSRKANGTTAVAQSSADSPKATKTKAPANGEKVVIRRLPPGLTEAEFHAILGDEWKLGDGKVDWYKWYPGKVSQHPSKPSTPARAYLHVSQRDQLPELLRKVQEAKWEDAKETYNDPALVAPPTVEFSVYKKIPSEKKRVDGRQGTIDQDPEFMAFLESLASPDGNKEGVTAEPEPEEEPEKTTTTPLIEYLKERKAAKAKEIAAAKIAMKHARTESLTGKGKAPATSAEEPKRRSTRDRESRTERERATEKAPERPRESVKILTKKAVAAAEAAAEAAKVAAIQKSTQSSAPSASSEAPSKSRRAGIAAAARILQRDLGLSSSNAHRKARMDAAKADADSKGSAAKGPAKENVPIAPEPAPPAPPAQPSSSAPPKSQQQQQQQQQQQQQQQQPAASSNRSRNRRRGGGDEGGKSKGDNKADKQADTTPPAPAPAPAKPVLLLKKRETPQAQRQQPSAPATPVSAMASQSTPTTAAPSQPAAPKNASAKQGGGGRESKKNAGPAPSSGATRAFIKHANHSQGVTEALLKDALSAYGTVTSVDIDRKKGFAYVDFTDHAGLAKAMAASPVTIAQATVQVLERKDMTAKKGGQSSGSTQGKNAAASASATTASTPTPAPAPAAALNSTAPEKPAGEQQPKESRRNPRRSKRGGRDNKDKDGKEGGGKGGGVGGSAPAAAAASC
- the SIT4_2 gene encoding sporulation-induced protein (COG:D; COG:T; EggNog:ENOG503NU6Q) produces the protein MTAAPKPGPANLRPGAGLDEWLEEAKQCHYLPESVMKQLCEMVKEVLMEESNIQPVVTPVTICGDIHGQFYDLLELFRVAGGMPGDNNVQAPQTVTAVITSDDIEPPSEITDPKLQKKVINSGPAPISTDPNETIVEGDTTTEAILPPNEGLTQSADTKFVFLGDFVDRGYFSLETFTLLMCLKAKYPDRIVLVRGNHESRQITQVYGFYEECQQKYGNASVWKACCQVFDFLVLAAIVDGTVLCVHGGLSPEIRTIDQIRVVARAQEIPHEGAFCDLVWSDPEDIDTWAVSPRGAGWLFGDKVATEFNHVNGLKTIARAHQLVNEGYKYHFSERSVVTVWSAPNYCYRCGNVASIMTVDEQLNTKFSIFSAVPDDQRHVPAGRRGPGDYFL